Proteins encoded by one window of Epinephelus moara isolate mb chromosome 18, YSFRI_EMoa_1.0, whole genome shotgun sequence:
- the wnt9b gene encoding protein Wnt-9b encodes MRSRLPRTACLLRLIALCILLSHTAAYFGLTGREPLVFLPGPFSNESPTGKAHLKQCEQMTLTRRQKRLCRREPGLAETLRESVRLSLLECRYQFRNERWNCSLDGRGSLLKRAFKETAFLLAVSSAALTHALAKACSSGRMERCTCDDSPGIQHREAWQWGICGDNLKYSTKFLKKFLGQKKVSKDLRAQVDAHNINVGIRAVKSGLKTTCKCHGVSGSCAVRTCWKQLSPFHDTGRLLKYRYDTAVRVLSVTNTATGETELAGPRRHSQSLRTTDLVYLEDSPSFCRPSRYSPGTGGRSCAKDTSCQSLCCGRGYNTAMRLTSLSCHCQVRWCCHVECQTCVREEEVYTCKNA; translated from the exons ATGCGCTCCAGGCTCCCAAGGACCGCCTGCCTATTGCGACTCATTGCACTCTGCATCCTTCTCTCGCACACTGCAGCTTATTTTGG GCTGACAGGTCGGGAACCCTTGGTGTTTTTACCAGGTCCGTTTTCCAATGAATCTCCGACAGGCAAGGCCCACCTGAAGCAGTGCGAGCAGATGACTCTGACCAGGCGGCAGAAGAGGCTGTGTCGCAGGGAGCCTGGTCTGGCCGAGACGCTGCGGGAGTCGGTGCGCCTCAGTCTGTTGGAGTGTCGCTATCAGTTCAGGAATGAGCGCTGGAACTGCAGTCTGGACGGCCGGGGAAGCCTCCTGAAGAGAG CATTCAAGGAGACTGCCTTCCTACTGGCAGTGTCCTCTGCGGCGCTGACCCATGCACTCGCCAAAGCGTGCAGCTCAGGTCGAATGGAGAGGTGCACGTGTGATGACTCCCCCGGCATCCAGCATAGGGAAGCGTGGCAGTGGGGGATCTGCGGAGACAACCTGAAATATAGCACCAAGTTTCTCAAGAAGTTCCTCGGCCAGAAGAAGGTCAGCAAGGACCTAAGGGCTCAAGTTGACGCCCACAACATCAACGTTGGAATTCGG GCAGTGAAGAGCGGCCTGAAAACAACCTGCAAGTGTCACGGCGTATCCGGCTCGTGTGCCGTACGGACTTGCTGGAAGCAGCTGTCTCCTTTCCATGACACCGGACGGCTGCTGAAGTACAGGTACGACACTGCAGTGCGAGTGCTGAGTGTCACCAACACAGCCACCGGGGAGACGGAGCTCGCTGGGCCCCGTCGCCATAGCCAGAGCCTTCGCACTACTGACCTGGTCTACCTGGAAGATTCCCCCAGCTTCTGCAGACCCTCCCGCTACTCCCCGGGCACAGGTGGCCGGTCGTGTGCCAAAGACACAAGTTGCCAAAGTCTGTGCTGTGGACGTGGTTATAACACGGCCATGCGCCTCACCAGCCTGTCGTGCCACTGCCAGGTACGCTGGTGCTGCCACGTGGAGTGTCAGACAtgtgtgagagaagaggaggtgTATACCTGCAAAAATGCATAA
- the gosr2 gene encoding Golgi SNAP receptor complex member 2, whose amino-acid sequence METLYHQTNKQIQEVQSLMGNLEKTDRQSVHLLENELQARIDQIFNQLERLEILASKEPPNRRQNAKLRVDQLKYDVQHLRTALQNFQHRRYAREAQDREREELMSRTFTTNDADTSIPIDETLQLNSNLHNAHRGMDDLLGSGSSILNGLRDQRSTLKGTHKKMLDVANMLGLSNTVMRLIERRATQDKFIMIGGMLVTCVFIFLVIRYLG is encoded by the exons ATGGAGACGCTTTATCACCAGACAAACAA GCAAATCCAGGAGGTGCAGTCTTTGATGGGAAATCTGGAAAAGACGGACCGCCAGTCAGTACACT TGTTAGAGAATGAGCTGCAGGCGAGAATCGACCAGATCTTCAATCAATTAGAACGCCTCGAGATCCTGGCCAGCAAGGAGCCACCAAACCGCCGCCAGAACGCCAAATT GCGAGTGGACCAGCTTAAGTATGATGTCCAACACCTTCGGACCGCCCTGCAGAATTTCCAGCACCGACGCTATGCTAGAGAGGcccaggacagagagagggaggaactCATGAGCCGTACCTTCACAACCAAC GACGCAGATACCTCCATTCCCATAGATGAGACCCTACAGTTAAACTCCAACTTGCACAACGCACACAGAGGCATGGATGACCTCCTGGGCAGTGGCAGTAGCATCCTCAACGGCCTCAGAGATCAAAGATCCACTCTGAag GGGACCCATAAGAAGATGCTGGATGTGGCCAACATGTTGGGGCTGTCGAACACAGTGATGAGACTAATAGAAAGGCGAGCGACCCAAGATAAGTTCATCATGATTGGAGGCATGCTGGTGACCTGCGTCTTCATCTTCCTGGTAATCAGATACCTGGGCTGA